Sequence from the Dehalococcoidales bacterium genome:
TCGATGCCGATAATTATCGCGTCCTTGTCTTTATATTTCTGGTATACCGCCTCGATGTCCGGCATCTCCTCACGGCAGGCAGGACACCAGGTAGCCCAGAAGTTGAGGAATACCGCCTTGCCCCGGTAGTCACTGAGGCGTACCCGGTTGCCTTCCAGGTCGGTAAGGGTAAAGTCAGGCGCCGGGTGTCCGATGTTGGGGGAGGGTGGAAGATTTCCCTCACTGCTGGCCGGTTTGAATGATGAATAGCAGCCGGTCACGGTGATTAACCCGGTCAGGATTATGGCCAGGAATAAAAGGGCGGCCCGGCTACGGCGCGGCATA
This genomic interval carries:
- a CDS encoding redoxin domain-containing protein, coding for MPYGMPRRSRAALLFLAIILTGLITVTGCYSSFKPASSEGNLPPSPNIGHPAPDFTLTDLEGNRVRLSDYRGKAVFLNFWATWCPACREEMPDIEAVYQKYKDKDAIIIGIDIMESKAEVLSFVQENGYSWPFVLDTTGEVANRYRVTALPTSFFLDGEGIIRTINIGAMSQQAMEGRLNSAMR